A part of Tardiphaga sp. vice304 genomic DNA contains:
- a CDS encoding IS5 family transposase, whose product MRGTFEDQGGLFSYISPDARVPQNHPLRKVRALVRDVLGEMSRSFSSLYAKEGRPSIPPEQLLSALLLQVFYGIRSERQLMEQLDYNLLYRWFVGLSPDDRVWNPTTFTKNRERLQNGDVFTKFMTRLLNLAEVKALLSDEHFSVDGTLIEAWASHKSFRPKDGSDGDDGTNFHGQTRKNDTHASTSDPDSRLYRKATGREARLCYMGHATMENRNGLAVAGMVTHASGTAERRAAEKMLKAKAKQAGRRITAGADKAYDTADHVANLRAIEVTPHVTQNNTIGKTGRSRRSAIDERTTRHEGYGMSQTRRAMIECIFGWGKQHGTMRKTKHRGIGAVAADFMLNLIAYNLIRIPKLLAA is encoded by the coding sequence ATGCGCGGGACATTCGAGGATCAAGGCGGGCTGTTTTCATATATCTCGCCGGATGCGCGGGTGCCCCAGAACCATCCGCTGAGGAAAGTCCGGGCGCTAGTCCGTGATGTGCTGGGCGAGATGAGCCGCAGCTTTTCCAGCCTCTATGCGAAGGAAGGTCGTCCGTCGATCCCGCCTGAGCAATTGCTCAGCGCGCTGCTGCTGCAGGTGTTCTATGGCATCCGCTCGGAACGCCAGCTGATGGAGCAACTGGACTACAATCTATTGTATCGCTGGTTCGTGGGGCTGTCGCCGGACGACCGGGTCTGGAACCCGACCACCTTCACGAAGAACCGCGAGCGACTGCAGAACGGCGACGTGTTCACGAAGTTCATGACCAGGCTTCTGAACCTCGCCGAGGTCAAGGCGCTGTTGTCGGACGAGCATTTCTCGGTGGACGGCACGCTGATCGAAGCCTGGGCTTCCCACAAGAGCTTCCGCCCCAAGGACGGCAGTGACGGCGACGACGGCACCAACTTCCATGGCCAGACCCGCAAAAACGACACCCATGCCTCCACCAGCGATCCCGACAGCCGGCTCTACCGCAAGGCCACCGGCCGCGAGGCCAGGCTCTGCTACATGGGCCATGCCACCATGGAGAACCGCAATGGTCTGGCGGTCGCCGGGATGGTGACGCATGCCAGCGGCACCGCCGAGCGTCGCGCCGCGGAGAAGATGCTCAAGGCCAAGGCCAAACAGGCCGGCCGGCGCATCACCGCCGGCGCGGACAAGGCCTATGACACCGCCGATCATGTCGCCAATCTGCGCGCCATCGAGGTGACGCCGCATGTGACGCAGAACAATACAATCGGCAAGACCGGCCGCAGCCGTCGCAGCGCGATCGACGAGCGAACCACCCGCCACGAGGGCTATGGTATGTCGCAGACACGGCGCGCGATGATCGAATGCATCTTCGGATGGGGCAAGCAACACGGCACGATGCGCAAGACCAAACATCGCGGCATCGGCGCTGTCGCCGCCGACTTCATGCTCAACCTAATCGCCTACAACCTGATCCGCATTCCAAAACTGCTCGCCGCATAG
- a CDS encoding methyltransferase family protein, with amino-acid sequence MDDISKRPNAVPWPPLVLTVAATLSIALGYISPMSIPQNVAVRSVGYLSVVAGISLDVWAIITLNKAHTSVLPHRGASRLVTHGPFGFTRNPIYLGNTMLMGGIGLAFAAGWFAIMEIVSAFIVDRLAIRPEERHLAARFGKQWIDYASRVPRWLF; translated from the coding sequence ATGGACGATATAAGTAAACGCCCCAACGCGGTGCCGTGGCCGCCGCTTGTATTGACTGTTGCTGCCACGCTGAGCATAGCGCTCGGCTATATTTCACCGATGTCTATCCCGCAAAACGTTGCCGTACGATCCGTCGGTTACCTATCCGTGGTGGCTGGCATCAGCCTCGACGTTTGGGCCATTATCACATTAAATAAAGCGCACACCAGTGTTCTGCCGCACCGCGGTGCAAGCCGTCTGGTAACCCACGGACCTTTTGGATTCACGCGTAATCCCATCTACCTCGGTAACACAATGTTGATGGGCGGCATCGGCCTCGCATTTGCCGCCGGTTGGTTTGCTATCATGGAGATCGTCTCGGCGTTCATTGTGGATAGACTGGCAATAAGACCTGAAGAGCGCCATCTGGCCGCACGCTTTGGCAAGCAGTGGATCGATTACGCATCGCGGGTGCCGCGATGGCTCTTCTGA
- a CDS encoding tyrosine-type recombinase/integrase has translation MPGRQARILTPDQADDLLFWALQSRHPLRNRIVVLLSVKAGLRAAEIAKLTWDMVVDAEGSVGTSIALHDRIAKKRGGRIIPMNADLRQSLIALRRVSRGERNSAVVQSERGGPMTPLSIVIWFGRAYQAIGLVGCSSHSGRRTFITKAAKMVYAAGGSLRDVQLLAGHRSILTTQRYIEGDSEAQRKLVHLIG, from the coding sequence ATGCCCGGCCGACAAGCGCGAATTCTGACGCCCGACCAGGCCGACGACTTGCTCTTTTGGGCTCTGCAATCTCGCCACCCCCTGCGCAACCGCATCGTCGTACTTCTGTCAGTCAAGGCAGGCCTGCGGGCGGCCGAAATTGCAAAGCTCACTTGGGATATGGTTGTGGACGCGGAAGGAAGCGTCGGCACATCGATTGCGCTGCACGACAGAATTGCGAAAAAGCGTGGCGGCCGCATCATCCCGATGAACGCTGACCTTAGACAGTCATTGATCGCACTTCGCCGGGTTTCAAGAGGAGAACGCAACTCGGCAGTTGTCCAGTCCGAACGCGGCGGTCCGATGACGCCTCTCAGTATCGTCATTTGGTTCGGCCGCGCTTATCAAGCGATTGGCCTAGTCGGCTGCTCGTCGCACTCGGGACGGCGCACCTTCATCACGAAGGCTGCAAAGATGGTTTATGCCGCCGGCGGATCGCTCCGGGATGTTCAGCTTCTCGCCGGACACAGGTCAATTCTGACGACGCAGCGATACATTGAAGGCGACAGCGAGGCGCAACGAAAACTGGTGCACTTGATTGGCTGA
- a CDS encoding 4-fold beta flower protein, with the protein MRKLVPLFDHKGVPQLWLGPDEWLYDQHGQPAAFILGDSIFSVRGLHIAWWDSASVLGGDGSVMLVTRAGNPWAGDAPYQLGRASPAPKLGPVKPAVGRIPARFHIRRGWSRPDTLMEQVALEQSLKHRGRMAG; encoded by the coding sequence ATGAGAAAGCTCGTTCCGCTCTTCGATCATAAGGGCGTTCCACAGTTATGGCTCGGTCCGGATGAATGGTTATACGATCAACACGGCCAGCCCGCCGCGTTCATACTCGGGGATAGCATCTTCAGCGTTCGCGGGCTTCATATCGCTTGGTGGGATAGCGCCTCGGTGCTGGGCGGCGACGGCTCCGTCATGCTGGTCACGCGTGCGGGAAATCCCTGGGCAGGCGATGCACCCTACCAGCTCGGTCGAGCATCCCCGGCTCCGAAACTCGGCCCGGTAAAACCCGCTGTCGGCCGCATCCCCGCTAGGTTTCACATCAGGAGAGGTTGGTCTCGTCCTGACACGCTCATGGAACAGGTTGCTCTGGAACAGTCCTTGAAGCATCGCGGGAGGATGGCAGGGTAA
- a CDS encoding DsbA family protein — protein MRPNTIRTIITRSLLSLALLFPLGASIVHAEDSDTSSEAILNDPTVPTGGNPKGNITIVTFFDYNCPYCKKAEPDLERVVKEDGQIRLVYKDWPILTKASVYGAQMALAAKYQGKYDAVHAALMAIPGPKIPEDQMLAAIQKSGVDMAKLNEDLKLHTDEINATLKKHLAQADSLDLQGTPAYIVGRFRVTSALTYSQFKQAVGDARAKAKK, from the coding sequence CGCCCGAATACCATTCGAACTATCATCACCCGCTCGCTGCTGTCGCTTGCTCTTTTATTTCCACTGGGAGCGTCGATCGTTCACGCCGAGGATTCCGACACCTCCTCCGAGGCGATCCTGAATGACCCGACCGTACCGACGGGGGGAAATCCGAAAGGCAATATCACCATCGTGACGTTCTTTGATTACAATTGCCCATACTGCAAGAAGGCCGAGCCCGACCTTGAGCGGGTGGTGAAGGAAGACGGGCAAATTCGGCTTGTCTACAAGGACTGGCCGATTCTCACAAAAGCTTCGGTATACGGCGCGCAAATGGCTCTCGCGGCCAAATATCAAGGCAAATATGACGCTGTGCATGCCGCGTTGATGGCAATCCCGGGGCCAAAAATTCCTGAGGATCAGATGCTCGCTGCCATCCAGAAGTCCGGCGTTGATATGGCGAAGCTCAATGAAGATCTGAAGCTTCACACCGACGAAATCAACGCAACATTGAAGAAACATCTGGCGCAGGCCGATTCCCTCGACCTGCAGGGAACTCCCGCCTACATCGTCGGCCGCTTCCGGGTCACCTCCGCTCTGACCTACAGCCAATTCAAGCAGGCCGTCGGCGATGCGCGTGCCAAGGCAAAAAAATAA
- a CDS encoding L,D-transpeptidase — translation MSATRTTKNDPIRRFATFLAVACSAAVLAGCTTTSSKSVATLSAPVDALQAQAYAAPINEPYRVDAVDVGKMDPRYLRQVVEFPTNEPVGTVVVDPHQKFLYLVTEHGKALRYGVGVGKAGLEFTGTATIEYKKKWPHWTPTNDMIEREPARYKQWKDGMDGGARNPLGARALYLFKGGKDTLFRIHGTTEPDSIGKAVSSGCIRMVNQDIIDLYSRIPNGSKVVVR, via the coding sequence ATGTCTGCGACGCGTACAACGAAAAATGATCCGATCAGGCGGTTTGCAACATTCCTCGCGGTCGCATGCTCGGCCGCCGTCCTGGCCGGATGTACGACGACATCTTCCAAGTCCGTAGCAACGTTGTCCGCGCCCGTCGACGCACTCCAGGCGCAGGCCTATGCAGCTCCCATCAATGAGCCGTATCGTGTCGACGCCGTCGATGTTGGAAAGATGGATCCCAGGTATTTGCGGCAAGTTGTAGAATTTCCGACCAACGAGCCTGTGGGGACGGTCGTTGTCGATCCGCACCAAAAATTTCTCTACCTTGTCACGGAGCATGGCAAGGCGCTTCGATACGGCGTGGGGGTCGGCAAGGCTGGCCTTGAATTCACAGGAACTGCGACCATTGAGTACAAGAAAAAGTGGCCTCACTGGACGCCCACGAATGACATGATCGAGCGCGAGCCCGCACGATACAAACAATGGAAGGACGGGATGGATGGCGGTGCCAGGAACCCGCTCGGCGCCCGCGCGCTATACTTATTCAAAGGCGGCAAAGACACGCTGTTTCGCATCCACGGCACGACGGAGCCGGACAGCATTGGCAAGGCTGTTTCGTCAGGATGCATCCGCATGGTGAATCAGGACATCATCGATCTTTACAGCCGCATTCCGAACGGTTCGAAGGTCGTGGTAAGATAG